One window from the genome of Bacillus rossius redtenbacheri isolate Brsri chromosome 12, Brsri_v3, whole genome shotgun sequence encodes:
- the LOC134537693 gene encoding uncharacterized protein LOC134537693: MFDMDKFIECIHGKPALWEKRAKEYFDKNCRERSWDEVGETMYETWLDLEPAEREEKVKEMKNKWRRIRDNFHKFLNQGKSCDAAPKKKKKYIYADALQFLLDSMEERTTMGNVTENEDDDDWEEKLEEDEDGLPAAISNGPCTSFKPEESLGADLRQRGTPNLAPFQKKIPQSSMEEEDADKLFLMSLLSDCRKLDDDEKLDFKFVTLQFFRDVQRKKNSRVPPPQQSQSPSVHLLPPVNAFNQFAPMNPLYQFQRVVPMQAPCPYVVPSAVLRNATAATSPQNPAKK, encoded by the exons atgttcgacaTGGATAAGTTTATTGAGTGTATCCACGGGAAACCAGCGCTTTGGGAAAAGCGGGCCAAAGAGTATTTCGATAAAAATTGCCGCGAGAGATCGTGGGACGAAGTCGGAGAAACCATGTACGAGACCTGGCTTGATTTGGAGCCAGCAGAAAGAGAAGAGAAAg TGAAAGAGATGAAAAACAAGTGGCGACGTATAAGGGATAATTTCCACAAGTTTTTAAACCAAGGAAAGAGCTGCGATGCTGCccccaagaagaagaagaagtataTATACGCGGACGCTCTTCAGTTCCTGTTGGATTCAATGGAAGAAAGAACAACAATGGGAAACGTCACCGAGAATGAAGACGATGACGACTGGGAGGAGAAACTTGAAGAAGACGAGGATGGGCTCCCAGCAGCTATCAGCAACGGACCTTGCACCAGCTTCAAACCGGAGGAAAGTCTGGGCGCTGACCTCCGACAACGCGGAACTCCCAACCTCGCGCCGTTCCAGAAGAAAATCCCCCAGAGTTCGATGGAAGAGGAGGACGCGGACAAGTTATTCCTCATGTCTCTCCTTTCCGACTGCAGGAAACTTGACGACGACGAAAAATTGGATTTCAAGTTCGTGACGCTCCAATTCTTTCGGGACGtccaacggaaaaaaaattctcgcGTCCCGCCGCCCCAGCAATCGCAGAGCCCTTCAGTTCACTTGCTGCCTCCCGTAAACGCCTTCAATCAGTTCGCTCCCATGAATCCTTTGTATCAGTTCCAAAGAGTGGTCCCGATGCAAGCACCGTGTCCTTACGTGGTGCCGTCCGCTGTGCTTCGCAACGCAACTGCTGCAACGTCCCCGCAGAACCCTGCCAAGAAGTGA